In Phycisphaerae bacterium RAS1, the genomic window GACGCCCGCACTCCCCGCGCGGACGGCCGAGACGCCCGTCCCACCCATCACCCGTGCGGCAGAGACGCCCGTACTCCCCACTCTCATGTTCGGTCAAAAAGGCGACGGCGCCGGCGACTTTTCGCGCCCCCGCGATGTCGCCGCCGATTCCGAAGGGCACCTCTATGTCCTCGACAACCAGTTTGAGAATGTGCAGATCTTCGACCGCGCCGGTCGGTTGCTGATGGCCTTCGGCGAAGAAGGCGGCGGGCCCGGGCAATTCAATCTGCCCTCGGGCATCACCATCGACCGCCAGGATCGCATCTGGATCGCGGATACGTACAATCACCGCCTGCAGGTGTTTCGCTACCTGCCCGAGCGGACGGAGCAGCCGTCATGACTTCGTGTTCACGGTCGTCTTGTGCGCGCTCTGTCCGAACCCGTCGCGCCAAGCGACGGGTCGATTGTCGTAATCGAACGTCTTCGCGCATCGAGACGTCAACCCGCCGCTTGGCGCGGCCGGTTCGGACAGATTGGCGGTTTCGCGTGGCGCGGCAGGGTGGAACGGGCATCTTGCCCGTTCCGGGTGCGGCGGGGACGGGCGAGACGCCCGTCCCACCCAAATTGTCCCAACGCTGGGAGGGCCGACGCTACGGAGCGCTGCCGGCCGCGCTTCCGGCGGCTGCGCTCCTGGCAGCCGCGCTTGCTTGCTCTGCGCGTTCTGACCTCGGCCTCGTCTCCCGTGCCGCGGCCGATGACAGCGTCGTTAACTCCAAGCACGATCTCTCCACCTTCGGTCCCGGCCCGATCCGCGCTATCAATGAGTCCGAAGTCTGCATCTTCTGCCACACGCCGCACAACGCCAGCCCGCAGGCGCCGCTCTGGAACCGCCACAACCCGCGCAGCTTCTATCGCGTCTACGCCAGCAGCACGCTCGACGCGCGCGTCGATCAGCCCGGCCCCGCCAGCAAGATGTGCCTCTCCTGCCACGACGGCACGATCGCCCTCGGAATGGTCCTCAGCCAGACCGATCCGATCCCGATGACCCACCCCATCCTCTCCAGCGGTCAGTCCAACCTCACGACGGACCTGTCGGACGATCACCCGATCGGATTTCGCTACGACCGGCAGCTCGCCAATCGCGATCACGAAATCCGCTCGCCCGATCTGATCGACCGCCGCATCCAGCTCGGCCGCCGCGGCGAGGTCGAGTGCATCGCCTGTCATGATCCGCACAACAACGAACTGGGCAATTTCCTGGTCCTGCCGACCCGCGAGGGCGTGCTCTGCAACTCGTGCCACCAGCTCGACGGCTGGCGCACCAGCTCGCACGCGACCTCGCCCAAGGGCGTACCGCAGACGCTCTCCCTCGCCGGCGAGCCGCTGGAATTCCGCAGCATGGCCGACAACGCCTGCGCCTCCTGCCACGTGCCCCACGGCGCCCCGGAAAACGAGCGGCTGCTCCGGGCGCGGGCCTCGGACCTGTGCCTCTCCTGCCACGACGGCCTCACAGCAACCGACATCCTCTCGGTCATGGGCCAGCGCAGCGGGCACCACGTCAGCCGCTGGTTCAACCGCCACGACCCCGCCGAAGATCCGCGCACCATGCCGCCGCACGTCGATTGCGCCGATTGCCACAACCCGCACGCCGTCGCCGGCAATCCGGCCGCGAATATTCCGTCGCTGGCGCGGATTCAGCAGCCTGCGGTTACGCCGGGGATGCAGCACGTCCCCGGCGTCAGCCTCAGCGGCATTCCCATCGAGCGCGCCAACTACTATCACGAGGTCTGCTTCCGCTGCCACGGCGATCTGCCCGTGCCGCTGCGCGGGCGCATCGCCCGGCAGCGCGATGATTTCGGAAACATCCGCCGGCAGTTTTCTCTGACCGCCGCCTCCGCCCACCCGATCGCCATCGCGTCGCGGCTCAGCCCGGATGTGCCCAGCCTGCTGCCCGCCGTGCGCAGCGCGCCGCTCATGTCCTGCCAGGATTGCCACAACAACCCGGACGCGCGGCAGCTCGGCGGCGGCGGCCCGAACGGTCCGCACGGCTCGCGCTTTCGGTTCCTCCTGGCCGACCGCTACGACACGGCTGATTTCACGATTGAATCTCCGCAGGCCTTCGCGCTCTGCTACAAATGCCACGACCGCAATTCGATCCTGGGCGACGAGAGCTTTTCGCTGCACAGCCAGCACGTCGTTCGCGGCCGCACGCCCTGCAGCGCCTGCCACGCCCCGCACGGCGTCAGCGGCAGCAGCACCGAGCACAGCCACCTGATCAACTTCGACGTCTCCATCGTCGGCGGCGAGCGGCAGTTCATCGACACCGGCCGCCAGTCGGGGAGCTGCACGCTCACGTGCCACGGCGTCCGGCACGTCAATTTCACGTATAGCCGGTAGCTGGGTGGTGCGGGTGGGACGGGCGTCTCGCCCGTCCCCACGATCTCAGGAACGGGCAAGATGCGCAAGATGCCCGTTCCACCCGAAAGCGTTCACCGGCTCAGAGGCCCGCACTCCCCACGACCCGTTGGTGACTGCCTCCCACGCCGTTTTTTCGACTGGACTCGGCGGCGAATCGGTTAAGATGAGGCTCGCGGGATCTGACCACGATGCGGGCCGTCGCCGCCGGTCGAACCGACGTTTCGCTCATGCGCGAGGAGGACATGATGAGACTGTGTAGAGCGTTGGGATTGTCGCTTTGCGGAATTCTTCTCTTTTCAGGGTGCCGGGCGCAGCAGAGCGCCGCGGCGCCGCGATCGGACGCGGCGGAAGCGCCGGTCCTGGCGGGGCAAGGGGGCGGCGCCGGCGCCGTCAGCCCGATCGACAACTACCGTGCCGCGCGCATGGCCGAGGCGATGCGCGGGCTGCGCTACGAATCGGGCCTGGTGCAGATCGATGAGACGGCTGCGGCAGCGATTGTCGACCATCGCAGCGCTGATGAGGCCCAGGCCGAGGCCGGCCGTGGCCGCGGGCTGCTGGACCAGGGCGAGTTCGTTGACGCCGTCGCGGCGCACACGCGCGCGGTTCTTCTCGCGCCCGACCAGCCGGACCTTTACGACGATCTTGGGGTTGCGCTGACGTTCAAAGGGCGCATCGCAGAGGCTGCCGCGGCCTACCGGACGGCGCTGGCGCTGGACCCGGAGCGGGTCGACTCGCGCGCCCGGCTGGCCGGCGCCCTCCAGATGCTCAACGATTTTGACGCCGCGATCGGAGCCTGGGAGCAGGTGCTCGAGGCTCGGCCCGACGACGTCGAGGCGAACACGCGCATCGCGATCCTGCTCTACTACCAGGGTGATTTCCCGGCCGCCTGGCAGCACGTGCACGCCGCGGAAAAGGCCGGCGGGAACGTGCCGCCTCAGTTCCGCCCGCTGCTGGCCGAGCGGATGGCGGAGCCGCAGTAGTCAGTTTTCCCGGATCGGGGAGCATCGGCGCGCCGCCGATGCGCACCGGCGGTACGCCGGCGCCCCCCGCGTGCAGACAAAATAAGCCGACCACATGGAGTCATGATTCATGCGTCATTTCGATTGTCTCACCGATCTCCGTATTGCCGCCGCGACGACCGCGGCCCTGCTGATCCCATCGCTCACCCTCGCGGTGCCGCCCGTGATTGGGCCGCAGGTGCGCATCGATGTCGGCGGCGGGACCTTCGCCGCGAACGAGACCAGCGCCGCCGCCAATCCGCTCGACGAGCTGGAGGTGGTCGGCACGTGGAACGACTGGCGCCGCAGCACCGCTTCCGAAATCATCAACATGGGCGTCGCCGTCTCGCTCAACGGCGGCACGACCTGGACCGATTTTCTCGTCCGTCCGCCTCTGGCCAATCAGTCGAACGTTGAAGGCGACCCGATGACCTGCTCCGAC contains:
- a CDS encoding lipoprotein NlpI gives rise to the protein MRAVAAGRTDVSLMREEDMMRLCRALGLSLCGILLFSGCRAQQSAAAPRSDAAEAPVLAGQGGGAGAVSPIDNYRAARMAEAMRGLRYESGLVQIDETAAAAIVDHRSADEAQAEAGRGRGLLDQGEFVDAVAAHTRAVLLAPDQPDLYDDLGVALTFKGRIAEAAAAYRTALALDPERVDSRARLAGALQMLNDFDAAIGAWEQVLEARPDDVEANTRIAILLYYQGDFPAAWQHVHAAEKAGGNVPPQFRPLLAERMAEPQ
- a CDS encoding Doubled CXXCH motif, whose amino-acid sequence is MTSCSRSSCARSVRTRRAKRRVDCRNRTSSRIETSTRRLARPVRTDWRFRVARQGGTGILPVPGAAGTGETPVPPKLSQRWEGRRYGALPAALPAAALLAAALACSARSDLGLVSRAAADDSVVNSKHDLSTFGPGPIRAINESEVCIFCHTPHNASPQAPLWNRHNPRSFYRVYASSTLDARVDQPGPASKMCLSCHDGTIALGMVLSQTDPIPMTHPILSSGQSNLTTDLSDDHPIGFRYDRQLANRDHEIRSPDLIDRRIQLGRRGEVECIACHDPHNNELGNFLVLPTREGVLCNSCHQLDGWRTSSHATSPKGVPQTLSLAGEPLEFRSMADNACASCHVPHGAPENERLLRARASDLCLSCHDGLTATDILSVMGQRSGHHVSRWFNRHDPAEDPRTMPPHVDCADCHNPHAVAGNPAANIPSLARIQQPAVTPGMQHVPGVSLSGIPIERANYYHEVCFRCHGDLPVPLRGRIARQRDDFGNIRRQFSLTAASAHPIAIASRLSPDVPSLLPAVRSAPLMSCQDCHNNPDARQLGGGGPNGPHGSRFRFLLADRYDTADFTIESPQAFALCYKCHDRNSILGDESFSLHSQHVVRGRTPCSACHAPHGVSGSSTEHSHLINFDVSIVGGERQFIDTGRQSGSCTLTCHGVRHVNFTYSR